A DNA window from Motilibacter rhizosphaerae contains the following coding sequences:
- a CDS encoding TetR/AcrR family transcriptional regulator, protein MSADPPRPSRGQRRRTVLSAAREVFVAQGYHAASMDEIAERSGVSKPVLYQHFAGKLELYLALLDEACDALTEAVQEALASTTVNRDRALATAEAYFRFTDDEAGAFRLVFESDLTSEPQVRERLARVTDVCVDAVSGLIRADAGLDEQQARLLAAGLVGLQQHAARWWLTQERPVPLEDAAGLVASVAWRGLRRLPAADGEPEERSAPGERAAGAAGGAAG, encoded by the coding sequence CTGAGCGCCGACCCGCCCCGCCCCTCGCGCGGGCAGCGGCGCCGCACGGTGCTGTCCGCCGCACGCGAGGTGTTCGTCGCGCAGGGCTACCACGCGGCGTCCATGGACGAGATCGCCGAGCGCTCGGGCGTGAGCAAGCCCGTGCTGTACCAGCACTTCGCCGGCAAGCTCGAGCTCTACCTCGCCCTGCTGGACGAGGCCTGCGACGCGCTGACCGAGGCCGTGCAGGAGGCCCTGGCGTCCACCACGGTCAACCGGGACCGGGCGCTCGCGACGGCCGAGGCGTACTTCCGCTTCACCGACGACGAGGCCGGGGCGTTCCGCCTCGTGTTCGAGTCCGACCTCACCAGCGAGCCGCAGGTGCGCGAGCGCCTCGCGCGCGTCACCGACGTCTGCGTCGACGCGGTGAGCGGGCTCATCCGCGCGGACGCCGGCCTCGACGAGCAGCAGGCCCGGCTGCTCGCGGCCGGGCTCGTCGGCCTGCAGCAGCACGCCGCCCGCTGGTGGCTGACGCAGGAGCGCCCGGTGCCGCTCGAGGACGCCGCCGGCCTGGTCGCGTCGGTCGCCTGGCGCGGCCTGCGCCGCCTGCCCGCCGCCGATGGCGAGCCGGAGGAGCGCTCCGCTCCGGGCGAACGCGCCGCGGGCGCCGCTGGGGGCGCCGCCGGGTAG
- a CDS encoding DJ-1/PfpI family protein, translating into MRAEILVFDGFEDLDVFGPLTPLRLGGWDVVLVGVDGAGSVRSSAGVRIEAAELTAPDVLVVPGGGWLDRAEQGAWTQAHRPETQDLLRASASSGVVLASVCTGALLLAVAGLLDGRPAVTNASALDDLAGYGAGVVADARVVDDGDRVTAGGLTAGLDLGIWFVERYSGRERAEAVARSMEYVPQGRVAVVRRLEQAGGGS; encoded by the coding sequence ATGAGAGCAGAGATCCTGGTGTTCGACGGTTTCGAGGACCTCGACGTGTTCGGACCGCTCACGCCCCTGCGGCTCGGCGGGTGGGACGTAGTCCTGGTCGGGGTCGACGGGGCGGGCAGTGTCCGGTCCAGCGCCGGCGTCCGCATCGAGGCGGCGGAGCTGACCGCGCCCGACGTGCTCGTCGTGCCCGGCGGCGGCTGGCTCGACCGCGCGGAGCAGGGGGCGTGGACGCAGGCGCACCGGCCCGAGACGCAGGACCTGCTGCGGGCCAGCGCTTCCTCCGGCGTGGTGCTGGCGAGTGTCTGCACCGGCGCCCTGCTGCTCGCGGTCGCGGGCCTGCTCGACGGCCGGCCCGCGGTGACTAACGCGAGCGCCCTGGACGACCTCGCGGGCTACGGCGCGGGCGTCGTCGCGGACGCCCGGGTCGTCGACGACGGGGACCGCGTGACCGCGGGAGGGCTCACCGCCGGGCTCGACCTCGGGATCTGGTTCGTGGAGCGGTACTCCGGGCGCGAGCGCGCTGAGGCCGTGGCTCGCAGCATGGAGTACGTGCCGCAGGGCCGGGTCGCGGTGGTCCGCCGCCTCGAGCAGGCGGGGGGCGGTTCCTAG
- a CDS encoding DUF3107 domain-containing protein, whose translation MEVKIGVQQAPRELVIESAQGADEVASVVSQALADGGVLTLTDEKGRRVVVPVEKLAYVEIGEPEVRRVGFGAL comes from the coding sequence GTGGAGGTCAAGATCGGGGTCCAGCAGGCGCCGCGCGAGCTCGTGATCGAGAGCGCGCAGGGAGCCGACGAGGTGGCTTCGGTCGTGTCGCAGGCGCTGGCCGACGGCGGCGTGCTCACGCTCACCGACGAGAAGGGCCGCCGCGTCGTCGTGCCGGTCGAGAAGCTGGCGTACGTCGAGATCGGCGAGCCCGAGGTGCGCCGGGTGGGCTTCGGCGCGCTCTGA
- a CDS encoding GlxA family transcriptional regulator, whose amino-acid sequence MAPHRVAVLALDRVVTLDLAIPAHVFSYTDELPYVVTVCGVRAGQVRTTAGFPVVATAGLGALRRADTVVVPGFHAPPDGVPEEVLRALRSCARRGARVMSICTGAFALAAAGLLDGRRATTHWMHAEALAREYPLVDVDPRVLYVDEGQILTSAGVASGLDLCLHVIRQDLGAEVAASIARRVVVAPHRDGGQAQYLDAPLPAEAGDSLAATRSWAAERLAEPLTVADLAAHAHVSPRTLARRWSTEAGCSPLRWLLVQRVGLARRLLETTDLPLELVAGRAGLGSADNLRLHFRKEVGTTPSAYRRTFRGVG is encoded by the coding sequence GTGGCGCCACACCGCGTCGCCGTGCTCGCGCTCGACAGGGTCGTCACGCTCGACCTCGCGATCCCGGCGCACGTCTTCAGCTACACCGACGAGCTGCCCTACGTCGTCACCGTCTGCGGCGTACGCGCCGGCCAGGTGCGCACGACCGCCGGCTTCCCGGTCGTGGCCACCGCCGGGCTCGGCGCCCTGCGACGCGCCGACACCGTCGTCGTGCCGGGTTTCCACGCGCCGCCGGACGGGGTGCCGGAGGAGGTGCTGCGGGCGCTGCGGTCCTGCGCCCGCCGCGGCGCTCGGGTGATGTCGATCTGCACCGGCGCCTTCGCCCTGGCCGCCGCCGGGCTGCTCGACGGGCGCCGGGCGACCACCCACTGGATGCACGCCGAGGCGCTGGCGCGGGAGTACCCGCTCGTCGACGTGGACCCGCGTGTGCTCTACGTCGACGAGGGCCAGATCCTCACCTCCGCCGGCGTCGCCTCGGGCCTCGACCTCTGCCTGCACGTGATCCGCCAGGACCTCGGCGCCGAGGTCGCGGCCTCCATCGCCCGCCGGGTGGTCGTGGCGCCCCACCGTGACGGCGGACAGGCGCAGTACCTCGACGCCCCGCTGCCGGCCGAGGCGGGAGACTCGCTGGCAGCGACCAGGTCCTGGGCCGCGGAGCGCCTCGCCGAGCCGCTCACGGTCGCCGATCTCGCGGCGCACGCGCACGTGAGCCCGCGCACCCTCGCCCGCCGCTGGTCGACCGAGGCCGGGTGCTCCCCGCTGCGCTGGCTGCTCGTGCAGCGGGTCGGACTGGCCCGGCGCCTGCTCGAGACGACGGACCTGCCGCTGGAGCTCGTCGCGGGACGGGCGGGGCTGGGCAGTGCGGACAACCTGCGGCTGCACTTCCGCAAGGAGGTGGGGACGACGCCCTCGGCGTACCGGCGGACGTTCCGCGGCGTCGGTTAG
- a CDS encoding ferritin-like fold-containing protein, protein MEQDDALAGRADDAVEQRSHDALDGRADDEGYRRGVTALLGLLAVGELLGFERLAADAASAPTLTDRAALQALAAQEQAHFAQLRARLAEIGGDIESAMGEFLPVFEEFHRRTSPSDWLEGLVKAYVGDAIARDFLREVSVAVGPSTRALVLAALEDAGQADYVVRRVRAAIEADPTVAGRLALWGRRLVGEALSQAQRVAGEHAELTDLLVGTPDRPGMDLGELGALFTRLTEAHTRRMAALGLSA, encoded by the coding sequence GTGGAGCAGGACGACGCCCTCGCCGGGCGGGCCGACGACGCCGTCGAGCAGCGGTCTCACGACGCCCTCGACGGGCGTGCCGACGACGAGGGCTACCGGCGCGGGGTGACGGCGCTGCTCGGGCTGCTCGCGGTGGGCGAGCTGCTCGGCTTCGAGCGGCTGGCCGCCGACGCCGCGAGCGCGCCGACCCTCACCGACCGGGCCGCCCTGCAGGCGCTGGCCGCGCAGGAGCAGGCCCACTTCGCCCAGCTGCGCGCGCGGCTCGCGGAGATCGGCGGCGACATCGAGTCCGCGATGGGGGAGTTCCTCCCGGTCTTCGAGGAGTTCCACCGCCGTACCTCCCCGAGCGACTGGCTCGAGGGTCTCGTCAAGGCGTACGTCGGGGACGCGATCGCCCGCGACTTCCTCCGCGAGGTCAGCGTCGCGGTGGGTCCGTCCACCCGCGCGCTCGTGCTCGCCGCGCTCGAGGACGCGGGGCAGGCCGACTACGTCGTGCGCCGCGTGCGCGCCGCGATCGAGGCGGACCCGACCGTCGCCGGGCGGCTGGCGCTGTGGGGGCGTCGCCTGGTCGGCGAGGCGCTGAGCCAGGCGCAGCGCGTCGCGGGGGAGCACGCCGAGCTCACCGACCTGCTCGTGGGGACGCCTGACCGGCCGGGCATGGACCTCGGGGAGCTCGGGGCGCTGTTCACCCGGCTCACCGAGGCGCACACCCGGCGCATGGCCGCGCTCGGCCTGTCGGCCTGA
- a CDS encoding beta-ketoacyl-[acyl-carrier-protein] synthase family protein — translation MTWDIYALRGPGGARNVEQIPEGWQPPAIGTHDEVRDRVRAALPQADLSDPLWVRLTGADWQVEALLGKAPQVHDVSMYVTGDSGEAVEAVLQLARALRVTAYDTETGDILTPEARPPVVADVDDDEERRPWWKFWGR, via the coding sequence ATGACCTGGGACATCTACGCCCTGCGCGGACCCGGTGGCGCGCGCAACGTCGAGCAGATCCCCGAGGGCTGGCAGCCGCCGGCCATCGGGACGCACGACGAGGTGCGCGACCGGGTCCGCGCCGCGCTGCCGCAGGCCGACCTCAGCGACCCGCTGTGGGTCCGGCTCACCGGCGCCGACTGGCAGGTCGAGGCGCTGCTGGGCAAGGCCCCGCAGGTGCACGACGTCTCGATGTACGTCACCGGCGACAGCGGCGAGGCCGTCGAGGCGGTGCTGCAGCTGGCGCGGGCGCTGCGGGTCACCGCGTACGACACGGAGACGGGCGACATCCTCACGCCCGAGGCGCGCCCGCCGGTCGTCGCGGACGTCGACGACGACGAGGAGCGCCGTCCGTGGTGGAAGTTCTGGGGCCGCTGA
- a CDS encoding HlyD family efflux transporter periplasmic adaptor subunit, protein MKRTVLVLNVVLALLLVGGGAGAWLLVTHPASAQQTATTRTATAVRGTVSQSVTASGNAEPVQSASLSFSSSGTVTSVLVKVGDKVRKGQQLATINTTTADAALASAEAQLASAQADLTSKEGGADSTTATKDALAVEQAELSVAKATTALAQAKAQRALDAKQQAENVAAAVKAAAATATNAAARPAASAPAGGSSGSSGSSGSGGSSGSSGSSSGSGSSGSSGSSGTSYVDAVTKAKQQQAQVALSDANSVEYAQQSLDEAQNSLAQAKATQTSDAAGGSSADIAQAKASVESAQQAVTNAQTALAGTTLTAPFAGTVTAVNGAEGDTVGSSGSVSGGSGSGSSGSGSSGSGGAGGGSTSSSSSSGSSSSAFISLVDASALQVTANVAEADAAKVKAGQTASITFSATGTTVSGSVSEVAVVGTTSSNVVQYPVTVSIGSVPAGAKPGASVSVTITTGSAPDTLSVLSSAVTTRGTTSTVTVVKDGKRVVTPVTVGLVGNTSTQILSGVSAGDQLAVATTTTSGATTGGGSGFGGGGFGAGGFGGGPGGR, encoded by the coding sequence ATGAAGCGGACCGTCCTCGTCCTGAACGTCGTGCTCGCCCTCCTGCTCGTGGGAGGAGGTGCAGGAGCGTGGCTGCTGGTGACCCACCCGGCTTCGGCGCAGCAGACGGCGACGACGCGTACGGCGACGGCCGTCCGCGGGACTGTGAGCCAGTCGGTCACCGCGAGCGGCAACGCCGAGCCCGTGCAGAGCGCCTCGTTGTCGTTCAGCAGCAGCGGCACCGTGACCTCGGTCCTGGTGAAGGTCGGCGACAAGGTCCGCAAGGGCCAGCAGCTGGCGACGATCAACACCACCACGGCGGACGCGGCGCTCGCGTCAGCCGAGGCGCAGCTCGCGTCGGCGCAGGCCGACCTGACGAGCAAGGAGGGCGGAGCCGACTCGACGACGGCGACGAAGGACGCCCTCGCGGTCGAGCAGGCGGAGCTCTCGGTCGCGAAGGCGACGACGGCGCTGGCCCAGGCCAAGGCCCAGCGGGCGCTGGATGCCAAGCAGCAGGCGGAGAACGTCGCCGCGGCGGTCAAGGCCGCAGCCGCCACGGCGACGAACGCGGCGGCGCGGCCGGCCGCGAGCGCGCCCGCCGGCGGCTCGTCCGGGTCGAGCGGGTCCTCCGGCTCGGGAGGGTCCAGCGGTTCCTCAGGCTCCAGCAGCGGCAGCGGTTCCTCGGGCTCGTCCGGATCGTCGGGCACGTCCTACGTCGACGCCGTGACCAAGGCCAAGCAGCAGCAGGCGCAGGTCGCGCTGTCTGACGCGAACTCCGTGGAGTACGCCCAGCAGTCGCTCGACGAGGCGCAGAACTCCCTCGCCCAGGCGAAGGCGACGCAGACCTCCGACGCGGCGGGCGGGAGCAGTGCTGACATCGCCCAGGCGAAGGCGTCGGTCGAGAGCGCGCAGCAGGCCGTGACCAACGCGCAGACCGCGCTCGCCGGGACCACCCTCACCGCGCCCTTCGCGGGCACGGTCACCGCGGTCAACGGCGCCGAGGGCGACACCGTCGGCAGCAGCGGCAGCGTGAGCGGCGGCAGCGGCTCAGGGTCCAGCGGCTCGGGGTCCAGCGGCTCGGGCGGCGCCGGCGGCGGCTCGACGTCGTCCAGCTCGTCCTCGGGCTCCTCGTCCAGCGCGTTCATCTCGCTGGTCGACGCCTCCGCCCTGCAGGTGACGGCGAACGTCGCCGAGGCCGACGCCGCGAAGGTCAAGGCCGGGCAGACCGCCAGCATCACGTTCTCCGCGACCGGCACCACCGTGTCCGGGTCCGTCAGCGAGGTCGCCGTGGTGGGCACGACGAGCAGCAACGTCGTGCAGTACCCCGTCACGGTCTCGATCGGCTCCGTACCCGCCGGGGCGAAGCCGGGCGCCTCGGTCAGCGTCACCATCACCACCGGCAGCGCACCGGACACGCTCTCGGTGCTGAGCAGCGCGGTCACCACTCGCGGGACGACGAGCACCGTGACGGTGGTCAAGGACGGCAAGCGCGTCGTGACCCCGGTGACCGTCGGCCTGGTCGGCAACACCTCCACGCAGATCCTCAGCGGGGTCAGCGCGGGAGACCAGCTCGCCGTGGCGACGACCACGACGTCGGGCGCGACCACCGGCGGTGGCAGCGGCTTCGGCGGCGGCGGGTTCGGCGCAGGCGGGTTCGGCGGCGGGCCGGGTGGACGGTGA
- the moeZ gene encoding adenylyltransferase/sulfurtransferase MoeZ has translation MPLPPLVEPAAELTVDEVRRYSRHLIIPDVGMAGQKRLKNAKVLVVGAGGLGSPALLYLAAAGVGTLGIVDFDTVDESNLQRQVIHGQSDIGKPKAVSAKESVAEVNPYVNVVLHEERLDEDNVLRIFEPYDLILDGTDNFATRYLVNDAAVLLGKPYVWGSIYRFEGQVSVFWDEHGPNYRDLYPEPPPPGMVPSCAEGGVLGVLCASIGSIMVTEAIKLITGIGEPLLGRLMVYDALEMSYRTLKLRKDPSSPKITELLGDYEAFCGAVSEEASEAVKGSTIGVQQLEQWLKERTEGERDFVLVDVREPNEWDINRIPGAVLIPKGEFLNGSALEKLPQDKQVVLHCKTGVRSAEVLAVLKGAGLADAVHVGGGVSAWVSQIDPSQPAY, from the coding sequence GTGCCTTTGCCCCCGCTCGTCGAGCCCGCAGCCGAGCTGACGGTCGACGAGGTGCGCCGCTACTCGCGCCACCTCATCATCCCCGATGTCGGGATGGCCGGTCAGAAGCGGCTGAAGAACGCCAAGGTGCTCGTCGTGGGCGCCGGCGGCCTCGGCAGCCCCGCGCTGCTCTACCTCGCGGCGGCCGGCGTCGGCACGCTCGGCATCGTCGACTTCGACACGGTCGACGAGTCCAACCTGCAGCGCCAGGTCATCCACGGCCAGTCCGACATCGGCAAGCCGAAGGCGGTCTCCGCCAAGGAGTCCGTGGCCGAGGTCAACCCGTACGTGAACGTCGTGCTCCACGAGGAGCGCCTCGACGAGGACAACGTGCTGCGGATCTTCGAGCCGTACGACCTCATCCTCGACGGCACGGACAACTTCGCGACCCGCTACCTCGTCAACGACGCGGCGGTCCTCCTCGGCAAGCCCTACGTCTGGGGCTCGATCTACCGGTTCGAGGGCCAGGTCAGCGTCTTCTGGGACGAGCACGGGCCGAACTACCGCGACCTCTACCCCGAGCCCCCGCCCCCCGGGATGGTCCCGTCCTGCGCCGAGGGCGGCGTCCTCGGCGTGCTGTGCGCCTCGATCGGCTCGATCATGGTCACCGAGGCGATCAAGCTCATCACCGGGATCGGCGAGCCGCTCCTCGGCCGGCTCATGGTCTACGACGCACTCGAGATGTCCTACCGGACGCTCAAGCTGCGCAAGGACCCCAGCAGCCCGAAGATCACCGAGCTGCTCGGCGACTACGAGGCGTTCTGCGGTGCCGTGTCCGAGGAGGCCTCCGAGGCCGTCAAGGGCTCGACCATCGGGGTCCAGCAGCTCGAGCAGTGGCTCAAGGAGCGCACGGAGGGCGAGCGCGACTTCGTCCTCGTCGACGTCCGCGAGCCCAACGAGTGGGACATCAACCGGATCCCCGGCGCGGTGCTCATCCCCAAGGGGGAGTTCCTCAACGGCTCCGCCCTGGAGAAGCTCCCGCAGGACAAGCAGGTCGTGCTCCACTGCAAGACGGGCGTGCGCTCCGCCGAGGTGCTCGCGGTGCTCAAGGGCGCCGGCCTCGCCGACGCGGTGCACGTCGGTGGTGGCGTCTCCGCCTGGGTCAGCCAGATCGACCCGAGCCAGCCGGCGTACTAG
- a CDS encoding SDR family oxidoreductase: MADQYTFQDPTTQYPDPDIDKQQQGGPGLAEDMDPQPDHGEQSYRGTGRLEGRKALITGADSGIGRAVAIAYAREGADVVLSYLPEEEEDAQQVVELVEKAGRKAVTVPGDLKDRDYCRALVAKAVSELGGLDVLVNVAGKQQFHEDITEISDEQFDDTLKTNVYALFWLVKAAVPHLTPGSSIINTSSIQAYSPAPILVDYATTKAAINTFSKALAQQLAPKGIRVNVVAPGPVWTPLQVAGGQPPEKLPSFGEQTPLGRPAQPAELAPPYVFLASQESSYVTGETLAVTGGMPTP; encoded by the coding sequence ATGGCTGACCAGTACACGTTCCAGGACCCGACGACGCAGTACCCCGACCCCGACATCGACAAGCAGCAGCAGGGCGGTCCGGGCCTCGCGGAGGACATGGACCCGCAGCCCGACCACGGCGAGCAGTCCTACCGCGGCACCGGCCGCCTCGAGGGGCGCAAGGCGCTCATCACCGGTGCCGACAGCGGCATCGGGCGCGCCGTCGCCATCGCGTACGCGCGGGAGGGCGCCGACGTGGTCCTGTCCTACCTGCCCGAGGAGGAGGAGGACGCCCAGCAGGTCGTCGAGCTGGTGGAGAAGGCGGGCCGCAAGGCCGTCACCGTCCCCGGCGACCTCAAGGACCGCGACTACTGCCGCGCCCTCGTCGCGAAGGCCGTGAGCGAGCTCGGCGGGCTCGACGTCCTCGTCAACGTCGCCGGGAAGCAGCAGTTCCACGAGGACATCACCGAGATCTCCGACGAGCAGTTCGACGACACGCTGAAGACCAACGTCTACGCGCTGTTCTGGCTCGTCAAGGCAGCCGTCCCGCACCTCACGCCCGGCTCGTCGATCATCAACACGTCCTCGATCCAGGCGTACTCCCCCGCACCGATCCTCGTGGACTACGCGACGACGAAGGCCGCGATCAACACGTTCTCGAAGGCCCTCGCGCAGCAGCTCGCCCCCAAGGGCATCCGCGTCAACGTCGTCGCTCCCGGCCCGGTGTGGACGCCGCTGCAGGTCGCCGGTGGCCAGCCGCCGGAGAAGCTGCCGTCGTTCGGCGAGCAGACCCCGCTCGGCCGCCCCGCGCAGCCCGCGGAGCTCGCCCCGCCGTACGTCTTCCTCGCGAGCCAGGAATCGAGCTACGTCACCGGCGAGACCCTCGCGGTCACCGGCGGCATGCCCACCCCGTAG
- a CDS encoding ABC transporter permease, with product MNLRESLRFALRGIAANKLRSALTTLGILIGVAAVIVLVAVGTGSSKAVADQINRLGSNVLTVTASQGGTGGRRATGGFGGFAPGGAGRVSSGSQTRTAELTLDDALALTDEASAPDILSVAPVVSVSSVTATYDGATHSVGSFVGTSPSYLAIDDDSVQKGAPFSEDDYAQRRRVALLGTDVATDLVGGNGFDAVGKTIHLNGAEFEVVGILTDKGTTGPVSGDDRIVAPLPAVQDTLAGYASLSSISVKARSAGAVGNAEAEVADILDGRHHVTAATADYTVRSSSSILSAATSSNRTFTVLLASVAAISLLVGGIGVMNIMLVTVTERTREIGIRKAIGARKGDIVGQFLLEAVLLSILGGLAGVAVGLLGSRFSIVGVHPVVAPYSIALAFGVSVLVGLVFGLYPANRAASLRPIDALRYE from the coding sequence GTGAACCTCCGCGAGAGCCTGCGGTTCGCCCTGCGCGGCATCGCCGCGAACAAGCTGCGCTCGGCGCTCACGACCCTCGGCATCCTCATCGGCGTCGCGGCCGTCATCGTGCTCGTCGCCGTCGGCACCGGGTCGAGCAAGGCCGTCGCCGACCAGATCAACCGGCTCGGCTCGAACGTGCTGACGGTGACCGCCTCCCAGGGCGGCACGGGAGGACGCCGTGCCACGGGCGGGTTCGGCGGCTTCGCGCCCGGCGGCGCGGGGCGGGTCAGCTCGGGCAGCCAGACGCGGACGGCGGAGCTCACCCTCGACGACGCGCTCGCGCTCACCGACGAGGCCTCGGCGCCGGACATCCTGTCCGTGGCACCGGTCGTCTCTGTGTCGTCCGTGACCGCGACGTACGACGGGGCGACCCACAGCGTCGGCAGCTTCGTCGGCACCTCGCCGAGCTACCTCGCGATCGACGACGACAGCGTGCAGAAGGGGGCGCCGTTCAGCGAGGACGACTACGCCCAGCGTCGCCGAGTGGCCCTGCTCGGCACCGACGTGGCGACGGACCTGGTCGGTGGCAACGGGTTCGACGCCGTCGGCAAGACGATCCACCTCAACGGCGCGGAGTTCGAGGTCGTCGGCATCCTCACCGACAAGGGGACGACGGGGCCGGTGAGCGGCGACGACCGCATCGTCGCACCGCTGCCGGCGGTGCAGGACACCCTCGCGGGGTACGCGTCGCTGTCGAGCATCTCGGTGAAGGCGAGGTCCGCCGGGGCGGTGGGCAACGCCGAGGCGGAGGTGGCGGACATCCTCGACGGCCGGCACCACGTGACCGCCGCGACCGCGGACTACACGGTCCGCTCGTCCTCGTCGATCCTCTCGGCGGCGACGTCGAGCAACCGGACCTTCACCGTGCTCCTGGCCTCGGTGGCCGCGATCAGCCTGCTGGTGGGCGGGATTGGCGTCATGAACATCATGCTCGTCACCGTCACCGAGCGGACCCGCGAGATCGGCATCCGCAAGGCCATCGGGGCCAGGAAGGGCGACATCGTCGGGCAGTTCCTGCTGGAGGCGGTGCTGCTCTCGATCCTCGGCGGGCTCGCGGGGGTCGCGGTCGGCCTGCTGGGCTCGAGGTTCTCGATCGTCGGGGTGCACCCGGTGGTCGCGCCGTACTCCATCGCCCTGGCGTTCGGCGTCTCGGTGCTCGTCGGTCTGGTCTTCGGCCTCTACCCCGCCAACCGGGCCGCCTCGCTGCGGCCCATCGACGCGCTGCGCTACGAGTGA
- a CDS encoding MGMT family protein — translation MQPTPFAERVLDLVALVPVGCVTTYGDVAELLGEGGPRGVGAVMARWGGGVPWWRVIRADGTPPPHKAEEALRLLGSEGVRAAGGRVDLRRHRWDGEARQA, via the coding sequence GTGCAGCCCACGCCCTTCGCCGAGCGCGTGCTCGACCTCGTCGCGCTCGTCCCCGTCGGCTGCGTGACGACGTACGGCGACGTGGCCGAGCTGCTCGGCGAGGGCGGCCCCCGGGGCGTCGGGGCGGTCATGGCCCGCTGGGGCGGGGGAGTGCCGTGGTGGCGCGTCATCCGCGCGGACGGGACACCCCCGCCGCACAAGGCCGAGGAAGCGCTGCGGCTGCTGGGGTCCGAGGGCGTACGCGCCGCGGGAGGCCGGGTCGACCTCCGGCGGCACCGCTGGGACGGCGAGGCGCGGCAGGCCTAG
- a CDS encoding ABC transporter ATP-binding protein, with amino-acid sequence MKVYGSGDTEVRAVAGVDLVAERGEYLAIMGASGSGKSTLMNILGCLDAPTRGRYLLDGYDVGRLTERQLSIVRNRKIGFIFQSFNLIPRTSALANVELPLAYAGVKPAERRERALAALERVGLGERVHHLPSELSGGQQQRVAVARAIVTDPVMLLADEPTGALDSRSTGEVLDLFDALHAAGRTLVVITHEDEVAQRSRRVVRMRDGLVASDTASLQAVS; translated from the coding sequence ATGAAGGTCTACGGCTCCGGTGACACCGAGGTGCGCGCAGTCGCGGGGGTGGACCTCGTCGCCGAGCGCGGGGAGTACCTCGCCATCATGGGCGCATCGGGCTCCGGCAAGTCGACGCTGATGAACATCCTCGGGTGCCTCGACGCGCCGACGAGGGGGCGCTACCTTCTCGACGGGTACGACGTCGGCCGCCTCACCGAGCGCCAGCTGTCCATCGTGCGCAACCGCAAGATCGGCTTCATCTTCCAGTCCTTCAACCTCATCCCGCGCACGTCCGCGCTGGCGAACGTCGAGCTCCCCCTCGCGTACGCCGGGGTGAAGCCGGCCGAGCGGCGGGAGCGCGCGCTGGCCGCGCTCGAGCGGGTCGGGCTCGGCGAGCGCGTGCACCACCTGCCCTCGGAGCTCTCCGGCGGCCAGCAGCAGCGCGTCGCGGTGGCGCGGGCGATCGTCACCGACCCGGTGATGCTGCTGGCCGACGAACCGACGGGCGCGCTGGACTCCCGCAGCACCGGCGAGGTCCTCGACCTGTTCGACGCGCTGCACGCCGCGGGCCGCACGCTCGTCGTCATCACGCACGAGGACGAGGTGGCCCAGCGGTCGCGTCGCGTCGTCCGCATGCGCGACGGGCTCGTCGCGTCGGACACGGCGTCCCTGCAGGCCGTCTCGTGA